The following proteins are co-located in the Vigna unguiculata cultivar IT97K-499-35 chromosome 9, ASM411807v1, whole genome shotgun sequence genome:
- the LOC114162982 gene encoding ATP-dependent zinc metalloprotease FTSH, chloroplastic: protein MAFATTALLSSNFLGRKVVVSPPTPKTTKPSTPLPFIFKRTIFSAHKPNSEKLNSASSQAALAALIFSSATLSATPHAVAADNVTPPPVIEAQQSQLNPSTATSSPFSSNLLTAPKPQASSDLPEGTNWRYSEFLNAVKKGKVERVRFSKDGSALQLTAVDGRRASVIVPNDPDLIDILAMNGVDISVAEAESPNGLFNIIGNLLFPFLAFAGLFFLFRRAQGGPGGPGGLGGPMDFGRNKSKFQEVPETGVTFADVAGADQAKLELQEVVDFLKNPDKYTALGAKIPKGCLLVGPPGTGKTLLARAVAGEAGVPFFSCAASEFVELFVGVGASRVRDLFEKAKNKAPCIVFIDEIDAVGRQRGAGLGGGNDEREQTINQLLTEMDGFSGNSGVIVLAATNRPDVLDSALLRPGRFDRQVTVDRPDVAGRVKILQVHSRGKALAKDVDFEKIARRTPGFTGADLQNLMNEAAILAARRDLKEISKDEISDALERIIAGPEKKNAVVSDEKKKLVAYHEAGHALVGALMPEYDPVAKISIIPRGQAGGLTFFAPSEERLESGLYSRSYLENQMAVALGGRVAEEVIFGRENVTTGASNDFMQVSRVARQMVERFGFSKKIGQVAIGGPGGNPFLGQQMSTQKDYSMATADVVDAEVRELVERAYSRATNIITTHIDILHKLAQLLIEKETVDGEEFMSLFIDGKAELYVA, encoded by the exons ATGGCCTTCGCCACCACCGCGTTGCTCTCTTCCAACTTCCTCGGAAGGAAGGTCGTGGTGTCACCACCAACCCCCAAAACAACAAAACCATCCACTCCGTTACCGTTTATTTTCAAGAGAACCATTTTTAGCGCTCACAAACCCAATTCGGAAAAACTCAATTCCGCATCTTCACAAGCTGCTCTAGCGGCTCTTATATTCTCCTCCGCCACTCTCTCCGCCACCCCACACGCCGTAGCCGCCGATAACGTCACCCCTCCACCCGTGATCGAAGCGCAACAGAGCCAATTAAACCCCTCCACCGCAACCTCCTCACCTTTCTCTTCGAACCTTCTCACAGCACCCAAACCCCAAGCCTCTTCGGACCTCCCCGAAGGCACCAATTGGCGCTACAGCGAGTTCTTGAACGCCGTTAAGAAGGGTAAAGTCGAGCGGGTCAGGTTCAGCAAAGACGGTTCCGCTCTCCAACTAACCGCCGTTGACGGCCGTCGAGCCTCCGTTATCGTCCCCAATGACCCCGACCTCATCGACATCCTCGCCATGAACGGCGTCGACATTTCCGTCGCCGAAGCTGAATCGCCTAACGGCTTGTTCAACATCATAGGCAACTTGCTCTTCCCCTTTCTAGCATTCGCCGGGTTGTTCTTCCTCTTCCGCAGAGCCCAAGGCGGGCCCGGGGGCCCCGGTGGGCTTGGCGGGCCGATGGACTTCGGGCGGAATAAGTCCAAGTTCCAAGAAGTCCCCGAAACCGGGGTTACCTTCGCTGACGTGGCGGGCGCGGACCAAGCGAAGCTTGAGCTGCAAGAGGTTGTTGATTTTTTGAAGAACCCTGATAAGTACACTGCGCTGGGTGCGAAGATTCCGAAGGGGTGTCTTCTGGTGGGACCACCGGGAACCGGGAAGACGCTTCTGGCTAGGGCTGTGGCTGGGGAAGCGGGTGTGCCGTTTTTCTCGTGCGCGGCTTCGGAATTCGTGGAGCTGTTTGTGGGGGTTGGTGCGTCGAGGGTGAGGGATTTGTTTGAGAAGGCGAAGAATAAGGCACCGTGCATTGTTTTCATTGATGAGATTGACGCCGTGGGGAGGCAGAGAGGGGCGGGGCTTGGAGGTGGCAACGATGAGAGGGAACAGACCATTAACCAGCTTCTGACGGAGATGGATGGGTTTTCTGGTAACTCTGGAGTTATTGTTTTGGCTGCAACTAACAGACCTGATGTTCTTGATTCTGCATTGTTAAGGCCTGGCCGGTTCGATAGGCAAGTTACTGTAGATAGACCTGATGTTGCTGGCAGAGTTAAGATCCTTCAG GTGCATTCAAGAGGAAAGGCGCTTGCAAAGGATGTTGACTTTGAAAAAATTGCAAGGAGAACCCCGGGTTTCACTGGGGCTGATCTGCAGAATCTGATGAATGAAGCTGCTATTCTTGCAGCCAGGCGTGACCTCAAGGAAATCAGTAAAGATGAGATATCTGATGCGCTTGAAAGGATCATAGCCGGACCCGAAAAGAAAAACGCCGTGGTCTCAGATGAGAAGAAGAAATTAGTAGCATATCATG AGGCTGGCCATGCGTTGGTTGGTGCTTTAATGCCTGAATATGACCCCGTAGCCAAGATATCAATTATTCCTCGTGGCCAAGCTGGTGGTCTCACATTCTTTGCTCCTAGTGAAGAGAGGCTCGAGTCTGGATTGTACAGCAGAAGCTACTTGGAAAATCAGATGGCTGTTGCTCTGGGTGGAAG GGTCGCTGAAGAGGTTATTTTTGGCCGGGAAAATGTCACCACTGGAGCATCAAACGACTTCATGCAAGTTTCTCGAGTGGCAAGGCAGATGGTTGAGAGATTTGGGTTCAGCAAAAAGATTGGACAAGTTGCTATCGGTGGACCTGGAGGAAATCCATTCTTGGGTCAACAG ATGTCAACGCAAAAGGATTACTCCATGGCAACTGCTGATGTAGTGGATGCGGAAGTAAGGGAACTGGTAGAGAGAGCATATTCTAGGGCAACAAATATCATCACAACTCACATTGACATCCTTCACAAGCTTGCTCAACTCCTCATAGAAAAAGAAACTGTTGATGGTGAAGAGTTCATGAGTCTATTCATTGATGGAAAGGCCGAACTATATGTTGCATAA
- the LOC114163191 gene encoding pentatricopeptide repeat-containing protein At2g06000-like, producing MGSIRMAEAWFVKIACTIFVRSSSVDPFLGYFSKHLTPSLVYEVVNKLNIPNLGFKFVEFSRHKLHMSHPYLTYNLLLRSLCRSNLHSAAKLVYDWMRCDGQIPDNWLLGFLVSSYAAVGRIDISKELLADVQCNCNVGVNAAVYNDLFNVLIRQSKALDAVFLFRELVRLRYKPVTYTVNILMRGLCRAGEISEAFKLLEDIRSFGCLPDLITYNTLIHGLCRISEVDRARSLLKEVCLNGEFDPDVVSYTTIIWGYCKLGMIGEGTLLFDEMIRSGTLPNTYTFNAIIDGFGKLGDMASAQAMYEKMPVNGCPPDVATFTSLINGYFRVGKVHQAMDMWHKMNDKNICASLYTYSVLVSGLCNNNRLHEARDILALLNGKDIVAQPFIYNPVVDGYCKSGNVEEANKVVAEMEMNRCKPDKLTYTILIIGHCMKGRMLEAISIFDKMLAVGCAPDEITVNTLRSCLLKAGMAREAARVTEVIGQNLLCSTSSLKKSYNKSTHEDVPVAVIEVILQTSG from the coding sequence ATGGGTTCAATCAGAATGGCCGAAGCCTGGTTCGTCAAGATCGCGTGCACCATTTTCGTTCGCTCTTCCTCGGTGGACCCTTTCCTGGGCTATTTCAGTAAGCACCTAACCCCTTCGCTCGTTTATGAGGTCGTGAATAAGTTGAACATTCCCAATTTGGGTTTCAAGTTCGTTGAATTCAGTAGACACAAGTTGCACATGAGTCACCCTTATTTGACGTATAATCTGCTCTTGAGGTCACTTTGTCGATCGAATCTTCACAGTGCCGCGAAATTGGTGTATGATTGGATGAGGTGTGACGGGCAGATTCCTGATAATTGGTTGTTAGGGTTTTTGGTTTCTTCGTATGCCGCTGTTGGTAGGATAGATATTTCGAAGGAACTGCTTGCGGATGTTCAATGTAATTGTAATGTTGGAGTCAATGCTGCTGTGTATAACGACTTGTTCAATGTTTTGATTAGGCAGAGTAAGGCACTTGATGCTGTTTTTCTGTTTAGGGAGCTTGTCAGGTTGCGGTATAAACCCGTGACCTACACAGTCAATATTTTAATGCGAGGGTTGTGCAGGGCCGGGGAAATTAGCGAGGCTTTTAAGCTTCTTGAGGATATAAGGAGTTTTGGTTGTTTGCCAGATTTAATTACGTATAATACTCTTATTCATGGTTTGTGTCGGATTAGTGAGGTGGATAGAGCTAGAAGTTTGCTAAAGGAAGTTTGTTTGAATGGGGAGTTTGACCCTGATGTTGTTAGTTACACGACGATAATATGGGGTTATTGCAAGTTGGGTATGATTGGGGAGGGGACTTTGCTTTTTGATGAAATGATTAGATCTGGAACTTTGCCTAATACGTATACCTTCAACGCTATTATTGATGGATTTGGGAAGTTGGGTGACATGGCCTCTGCACAAGCCATGTATGAGAAGATGCCTGTTAATGGTTGTCCACCTGATGTTGCTACTTTCACTTCTTTAATCAATGGGTATTTTCGAGTTGGGAAGGTGCACCAAGCAATGGACATGTGGCATAAAATGAACGACAAAAATATTTGTGCGAGTTTATATACATACTCTGTTCTTGTTAGTGGCCTTTGCAATAATAACAGACTACACGAAGCTCGGGATATTTTGGCACTGTTGAATGGGAAGGACATTGTTGCACAGCCATTTATCTATAATCCTGTTGTTGATGGATATTGTAAATCCGGCAATGTTGAAGAGGCTAATAAAGTTGTAGCAGAAATGGAAATGAATAGATGCAAGCCGGATAAGTTAACATATACCATTCTTATTATTGGGCATTGTATGAAAGGGAGAATGCTTGAAGCAATTAGTATCTTTGATAAGATGTTGGCTGTTGGTTGTGCCCCGGATGAAATCACTGTAAATACTTTAAGATCCTGTCTTTTGAAGGCTGGAATGGCCCGTGAAGCTGCCCGTGTTACGGAGGTTATTGGTCAGAACCTGCTCTGCAGTACTTCATCATTGAAGAAATCTTATAACAAAAGCACACATGAAGATGTTCCTGTTGCTGTTATTGAAGTGATATTGCAAACCAGTGGTTAG